DNA from Prunus persica cultivar Lovell chromosome G6, Prunus_persica_NCBIv2, whole genome shotgun sequence:
TTCCAGTCGCAGCTCAGCCTCTATAAGTTCAAGTTCTTTTTCAATcagcttcatcttcatctcactagctttcctcttctcttcagTCCATTTCTCTACTTTATCCAAAACAGGCTTGCATGCATTTTCCACGCCTGATACAAGACGCATCCAAAAGTTTTGTTTCTTCAcaccaatattttttccatAGAACTCATCAAAACCAAGTGGTAGGAACTGCGCCTTCTTTGGGTCGACATCTTCCCCTTCTTTCAGAGGCGGCTGCCAAAATAAGCGAACCCCATACTTTTCATCATAGATATAGTTGATTAACCGTCCAGTTCGTGTGTGTAGGATTAGGGGATCTTCAGTATATACAAGCTTTGATGGGTCGGCAGGATCAGGCTCTGGTTCCTTGTTGACTAGAACAAATTCAGGAGTCTCATCTGATCAAATGTAACATAATTTAGTATCAGAAGTAACTCTGTCCCTTTTTGTGGAAGAACAAACCATGCATCGATTTGCTGATTATTTGGACAAAAGCATAAGATAACCTAAGAGAAGTAggagaaaactaaactgaatTATGTCAAGAAGCCACCAGCCAATGTGGCCAGGTGATACCTCTCAAACTTTAAAGGGAGAATACAAAGGATTCGTGAAACTGGAGATTTTTGCGTGTTGGGGAGAGCTATCCCACAATGTGCAGCGCACTTCAGAATTCTTCTTTAGGTAAaacaggggaaaaaaaaaataggaaaaagaaactGATGTGTGCTTGGATTTGGATGTGCAGAGCAAATTCTTGAAATGAATGCGAGGAGGAGGATGAGGGGTATGGATGATTTAATTATTACCCTTTGACCACCAGTATTCAAGCTCAGCAGGCATAGGTATCCTCAATGGAGCTTTATAGAAGGAGTTCAACCACATTTCCCTTTCTTCATCGACCTCATGCACATAAGTTTTCCAATAATCAGGGACCTGCCAAAGAAGTATAAGTACTCAATTTCTTAAACCTGATATTACCTTAATCCTGATGTAAAACAATTTCTCCAGTCATAAATAATTGATTATAACTTACTTCATAAAACTGGTTTATGAAGCCTGGTGCCATCCAAACATCTTCGTCTTCATAGAAATAAGGATGTTGAGGATCACCATACGGGCCCCTCTCTTCCCTGACCACTTTAAAGGACAAAATTCCATTGTCATGAACAAAGGAGAGATCATAGAGTACACAAAAAAGCTGAATGGATCTTATGATAAACCAGATCTGTGTGATGTGAAAATTCATAATAGTAATTCAAAGTTCCTGGGTAAATAAATatccaaataaattaaatctTCATATGATGCGAGCCAAATATTCCACAAAAAAGATGGAGTGAGCCCCAAAAGAAGTGCTGTAATCAAACAGAGCAAAACATATGCACACCTATATAGGGATGTTGAGGAGCTACTGGTATCTCTTGACTAAAACTAATTTCACGTACATTCTATTGTGTGCTGAACCTCTATAAGACAACTTGTACATGCACATGATTCCAAGAATACAAATCCTAACCAATACGCAGATGACTTTCCTGACCTACTATTGTAAACATTATAGTGCATCATTCTGCTTTAACCTCGGGTTAGGAACTTCCAATTTTTAAAGTTGAGTTAAAATTTCAGTGTCTAGAAGATACATTAATTTGCAACCTAATATCTCCTTAGGAAGGCAGTTATTACTGGCATTAAAGAAACATACTTCCATCAGGCTTGTTCACAAACATCCGAGCCTTAGCAGCAGCCACTTCTGCAATACCAGCATGCAGCTGAAAAGGCACCAAAAACATTAGATATCTTGGTACAGATGCGCTACAtgacctttttatttttcattcaagTATAATAAATGAAAGAATGAACATAAATTGTTACCGCTGAGACATCCTCATCACAACCAGTAGAATCCTCCAATAGCTCCCCAAAATAGAACCTACCCTGCATGCAAAGAGAAGATAAAGTACTTAATAACAATAAAACAGTATCAAGTTAGATGCAAACAAGGGAAGATCTTTCACATGATTTGGTGCCCGATCTTATTGGGATCCACTATAGGCTGTTTTAATCACTTTGTAATGTGATGCTACAAATTTAGTTTTAACCCAGCATCACCAAAGGGTATACTGGCAATTCCCAGGTTTGTTGGAAATGGGCTGTCGTTGTAACCCAGGGATCTCAATTTGGGTCAATAGATGTTATTAGGTCCTCATGTAAGTCCTTCAGCAGCTTACAACTGGTCTATTACTTCTTTCTACATCGGGGGAAGGGAGTGATAATATTAACATTAGGAGTAGCAAAAATTAAGAACGAAAATTCAATGTCAATTAATATCGGTTGTTTGAGTTTACAGGAATATTAACGAGCATATCAATTCTGTAAAGGTAAACGGAAACTATAGATATTTGcttaaaagtaaaagaaatgaaGATGTAACTTTGAGAAATTTAAACCTAATCAATGATGCATGAATTACAATATACACTAGTAAACTTCATAAAGTAGTGCAAAAAATTGAGTGCGACTGGTGACAACATTGACACCAACTCTATTAACTCTATTAAAATAGTGTTGATGCCACTGTATCCCATTACTATACATTTACTGTGGACTGCCTActgttttttacttttcaattttaaggaAACCATTCACATCTTGCAAACAATTGTTCGCACAGACTTGAATGTCTAGAGAAATTATTTAAAGAGTGTGATGTAAATATAGTAGAGATCTGTTGTCCCCAAATTTGTATGTCCCTATGTCTCCTAGTTGTTTTGGCCACACATGTCCTTAACAGCTCTCgtatttttagaatttataCTGTGTCTTCTACCCattttagaaaatgaaaaccctTCCTACAATCTCTTGCTACCCCATACTATGGTCATCATATCTACATAGTAATATTTCTCTATTCTTTTGACCTCTTCAATATATCAACATTCACTACCACATATTCAgtgaatttataaaaataaatggctTATAGCTCATGGAAATACATAGATGGGGCGCTCGTTGACTTCATATACACCACATCCGTGCATTCTGGCATGCTTCCACTGTCCAGCATAACGATATCGACCTTTCTCCCTGACATAAAAAGacaatcatcaataaaaccacAAAACCGGTAtcaggaaaaagagtacatttATGACTTGTGGTATAAAAGCTTGCAAAAGGTTTCATTGAATTGTAAactaaaattatgaatttcaCCTCTTCTGTTTGGTAAGCAAAGATGCTAAAAACTTACTACTCTATACTGGCATCTTTAAGGAGCATGAGCCCATTGACCAACTACCTTACTTGATTTTACTTGATAACGCATACAAATATCAAGATAacatattaaaaaacaaaccaatctTCCAATCTTAGgcatattaattaaaattaatctGATTATAAACAACagaaactaaataaataaaaagacatACGGTTTCCTCCCAAATTGTGTGATCCAGTCATCTCTTTCATAAAAGGGTACTTCATATTGCCCCCCTGCTTGACGAATGCTGTCTTCGATATCCATCTCCAGCCATTCCTTGTCTTCTGGGGTCATATAATCTCTCGATATTATGTGCCCCTCAGCACGCATTTCTGCTTCAAGCCTTGAAAGAGGGTAACAAGTAACTCAATTAATTTACATTACACGGAAGAAAAAATCTTGAGGCACTGCTAAAATATGGCACCATAGATAGGTAGGACATAAACTTACTTGGAACCCGGAATAGGCTCTATATCAGGTACATCGACTTCAACAACCCCATGACCCTCCATGTTATTTTGAAGCCATTCACCTTCATacctataaaaataaagtaaaatttcTTTTCGCAGAAACCAGAGTGACAAAGTTGCAAGCTAACCAAACTACTAAGTTTAGAGTTTACACAAAGGAAAAAACCCTCCACAGTTTTAGCGGGAGGGAAATTATAATAGAACCATGCTTAAGGAATCACACAACACCCAAGCTCTAACAGTATACCAGTCATATCTGGATATTCCATACAGTTAAAACAGACTACATGACAATTAttgactattttttttaaaagtcataatttttgacaaaaaatcatattcccagtttctttcttcaaaatgAAATACTTTCTTTGTAAGATATTGAACTGAAAATTGCTCCAACCCCACATAAAGGCACCAAGGACAGAGTTGATGAAGTCTTTGAAACAAGCTTTCTATGAGTTCTTGAAATTTAGGATACTTCTGCGGGGTTGGTTAAATTTGAACCTAGGAGCAACCCCAAGTGACCCACCACACCCTTGACCACCAATGCCAATAAGGCCAGGATTATTAGGCTACTAATTACTAAATTCATCAAATTGGGTTGTTTTCTGATTTGCATCATTCTTTTCTGACCATTATAAGAAAACGGTGACATCtacatttcattaaaaatagaCAAACCTGACCAGTCCCTGTTCGGCAACATAAACTCCTTTTCCATGAGCCAAGTCATCCCACACAGTGCCCTCATACCTTAAACAAAGACAATCATAAATTAAGGTGATAAGAAATATGATaccttaaagaaaagaaaagcaacaaCTTTTAACATTAGAACGTGTAGACATTTGTAGAAATTCAGAGAATGAGCATTGACCATTTCTCTCATGTATGAACTAGGTCACAAAAACAATGGAAACAAATGCCAAACACAAACTCTAACATAAACTCTATATAGCCCTTTTGTAGCCTGCTTAAATGATACTTAtcataacataaataaattccAATGTagtaaagaaagaaacaaagacatACGAGCTTCCATCAGGGAAAACATAGCTAACCCATTTGAGAAACTCCTCAATCCTATCCAACTCTTCAATCACAGCTTTGGGATTGGAAATGTCATGATGGTCATCCGGTATAGCTGGGTAAGGCCTCCGGTAGGGGATGTAAAACGGAGCAATGGGCGGGTCTTTGCCGGCCTTAATCTCCTCCCTGACAATGTCCCACTCCTCCTCATCAGCCCAAACCGGGTCCCAGCCGGGTTTGGTCATCTCCAATGGAGCATCCCCCCATAGCTCCTTCAAGTCCTCCTCTCTCCAATCCTCCGGGTCCTCCGGAAAATCAAAGAGGTCCTCGTAAAAAACGTAGCTTTTGTCCTCCTCCTCTTGCCTTCGCCTCACCCTCTTGCCCTGGAGGACCTGCGAGAACAGCTTCACGTTCACGTCGGGTGTGTTATCGGACTCGGGTAGTTCTTCGCCGGGTCGGATATAGTTGAGTGTGTCGTCAGCTtcaccaccaccgccacctCCTTCTCCTTCGTACTCGGATGACTCGTCCGAGTCGTACTCGGACTCTGAGTCTGAGGAGAGattctctttttcctcatcTGGGTCGGGGTTTTGGTCGCTTTCTTGGTCTTTGAGTGGAGACTCGGTGGGTTTTGGTGAGTCTTGGTTTGGCATTGTTCTGGGTTTTAGAGGAAgacgaagaggaagaagaagataaggtAGCTAAGCAAAATGGTAGAGCAGGCCAAGCAGCAGCAGAGAGGGACAAACAGAGGGTTTTTGGTGTTCtttacaacaaaattcaaaaacgaaaaaggccaaaagaaaaaaaacattgatTTTTAAGTGGCCCAGTTTCTTTCAGGCTTTAAATCTTAGCCCATATATCTAAAACTTGTCTTTGGGTTAGGACATGGTTTTCTAATGCCCATTGGATATAGCCACAAGGCTCAAAAATTGCCTTCTTTCCTTTATATTGTTCTATCTTTTTCCATGACTTAtgcatttatttatgttttctcTGCTGatgttttgtttataaaagtaaagggagattcactattatacccaatatgggggcccaaattataaaaataccctacataaaatggactttagaaacacacccaaagcccatttacaacataacaaaaaagcttttaacttcttataaattacaaaactaccatcaatttcttaaaacaagcccaaccccaaaatctcataaa
Protein-coding regions in this window:
- the LOC18772887 gene encoding protein TIC 100, which encodes MPNQDSPKPTESPLKDQESDQNPDPDEEKENLSSDSESEYDSDESSEYEGEGGGGGGEADDTLNYIRPGEELPESDNTPDVNVKLFSQVLQGKRVRRRQEEEDKSYVFYEDLFDFPEDPEDWREEDLKELWGDAPLEMTKPGWDPVWADEEEWDIVREEIKAGKDPPIAPFYIPYRRPYPAIPDDHHDISNPKAVIEELDRIEEFLKWVSYVFPDGSSYEGTVWDDLAHGKGVYVAEQGLVRYEGEWLQNNMEGHGVVEVDVPDIEPIPGSKLEAEMRAEGHIISRDYMTPEDKEWLEMDIEDSIRQAGGQYEVPFYERDDWITQFGRKPEKGRYRYAGQWKHARMHGCGVYEVNERPIYGRFYFGELLEDSTGCDEDVSALHAGIAEVAAAKARMFVNKPDGMVREERGPYGDPQHPYFYEDEDVWMAPGFINQFYEVPDYWKTYVHEVDEEREMWLNSFYKAPLRIPMPAELEYWWSKDETPEFVLVNKEPEPDPADPSKLVYTEDPLILHTRTGRLINYIYDEKYGVRLFWQPPLKEGEDVDPKKAQFLPLGFDEFYGKNIGVKKQNFWMRLVSGVENACKPVLDKVEKWTEEKRKASEMKMKLIEKELELIEAELRLEEVIEDMDEELKRREKEEEKVEMGLQKEEDTSALANQDEKPLVEEDEEEEEEEDEDDVAPSSFGSVTADQDATKNGQKGNKPGKSPFSTSSLAFASSSFVSGVPSRLQQSFLSWKDSRPMPKAAISSCSEASSSLLKAVDSVIFPPVVGPKVNLKATRQRHFNFQAKTSSNGRLCRLRPISQICSPHSASMNTRISPKESRSRNHRWPHAAPERESDSILSFHTPVNYFEPHEETIHGEPLSPLLT